From one Dermacentor silvarum isolate Dsil-2018 chromosome 3, BIME_Dsil_1.4, whole genome shotgun sequence genomic stretch:
- the LOC119446716 gene encoding uncharacterized protein LOC119446716 — MSTDERHLLIMVERLPDEIAQVYSRTKQKKSLQHRNSFKHRKLKDKAKDGGCGESDGTVLSPAARETGKLTTVTPSHLPMSLPMYSRSISLSSTHEEKTEAGNQSLKVKVKVEPRVKVKIKPNKRGRSLDSNKVLRKIKIRKISKDASSPNAPENDTNSDTKVVFGKDIEEGSSKGPSEKYEIVLSSGRVTDLHEESVAASEESIDAEQNTITKGNVEAWLKDHVDQPSEGMKGDTGSISEESTVKETETSDDSSVNQDTESYNTDHEDFAESDGSQRTEIDAASCTSSDTEIDEADQCQLKVASSIDVETVPLMSNEGSCHSDMLQECSTALEHIVSEVCAEKQVSMVEDSGNSGNDCVDIKADTVLCNSASAETEDVSVQPNEAAEQVTVEVLDDDLCDDEQKETASNIDFIDITEDALVLSPQVEGPNPPTKTVMPPDSSTGEPNNGKTSCSVDVVDLTNDDVDCYVVSPVNEHDVAATSGMTGVCMAAAKELDLFANMTILESWDIEAESILACTGEYLGHLEKCLTSLDLMEEAFKTMLVTALREKGQVFKQIFVLLKKLLCHSEQMNRVLSVESGFYVLLGIENPPHTLCSHRISGTEAKEPNSATKALIRRLSAAVNDDHNKVAVEKTAIAQEVPLAEHRPLQRVNSANEYGLNTINRKCSKVAIDPPPSRARTTWRHLVAAANRRERECTGFRAVTATMPVVSQSDERRASLGLPLIRNDRAVALATARVNMESHVSLQRDRSSSQSTCSMPKQQLDSRSTTQQLNSRSTTAPNLQAITQRQVHHGQPMHKQGSDPNVSTLLKELQQIANGSFTAPSTNADAREKVVTVEAKQAQPLRQATATSTSVAASSLLSVSSVTSASLSRQISLLPVATTGCSTKVTALPVNVTVLPAATSASAPMLSATTTSTSVVGGTKSVPQASAARASPHSILQKLQRNTGLTVMPVQQREKLAKEDTAADGSSLQKNIPVEVTAASSETASVSRDSVIAVPSGLSITSTPARVSTADKTATRTSEQVAVIQLGKGSQRHLPLSAAKPTALAVSTTSGGRINLTVSQQPTNAPVVRAVIQRTVNMGSTAARSVPSQQQRTVGYSRHVLDARSTQISSTHPSPVVSRSVTTDASSRTVAAPLKSTTVMTTSHRLLLPRLPAGALQPVSTVSGQSVPRQPPVQATTSVAPVLVQATTLQNVRWSQQQQSQQLCVAVPGFRVVQAPSFQGRAVAAAPPPLQWCGPPMAVGRPIATNILRQPATIPPFPWGGFVPQDPRFVGRAPLSGPQAHPPGQAMPTQQPILPRPPPPPYYR; from the exons ATGTCCACAGATGAGCGACACTTGCTCATTATGGTTGAAAGGCTGCCTGATGAGATTGCGCAAGTGTACAGccgaacaaaacaaaagaagtCTTTGCAACACAGAAACTCCTTCAAGCACCGCAAGTTGAAAGACAAAGCTAAAGATGGAGGGTGTGGTGAAAGTGATGGTACAGTGTTGTCCCCAGCTGCACGTGAGACTGGAAAGCTCACCACTGTAACCCCATCTCATCTTCCAATGTCATTGCCAATGTACAGCCGTAGCATTTCATTGTCATCAACTCATGAGGAAAAGACTGAAGCTGGTAATCAGAGTTTGAAGGTCAAGGTCAAAGTTGAGCCAAGAGTTAAGGTCAAGATCAAGCCAAACAAGAGAGGAAGGTCTCTCGACTCAAACAAGGTTTTGCGGAAGATCAAGATACGCAAGATTTCCAAGGATGCTTCGTCACCCAACGCACCTGAAAATGACACAAACAGTGACACGAAAGTTGTCTTTGGCAAAGATATTGAAGAGGGTAGTAGCAAAGGGCCATCTGAAAAGTATGAAATTGTTTTATCATCTGGAAGGGTAACAGACTTGCATGAAGAATCTGTTGCAGCTAGTGAAGAATCCATAGATGCTGAACAGAACACTATTACCAAAGGTAATGTTGAGGCCTGGCTTAAAGATCATGTTGATCAGCCAAGTGAAGGAATGAAAGGGGACACGGGCAGTATTTCGGAAGAATCAACTGTCAAAGAAACAGAAACCTCTGATGATTCTTCAGTTAACCAAGACACCGAGTCGTACAACACTGACCATGAAGACTTTGCAGAAAGTGATGGCTCACAGAGGACAGAGATTGATGCCGCCAGCTGCACAAGTTCAGACACTGAGATTGATGAGGCAGATCAATGCCAGCTGAAAGTAGCTAGTTCAATTGATGTGGAAACTGTGCCATTGATGTCAAATGAAGGATCCTGTCATAGTGACATGCTGCAGGAGTGCTCTACTGCATTGGAACACATAGTGTCAGAAGTGTGTGCTGAGAAACAGGTGTCAATGGTGGAGGACAGTGGCAACTCTGGCAATGATTGTGTTGACATCAAGGCAGATACAGTGCTGTGTAATTCAGCGTCAGCAGAAACCGAGGACGTGTCGGTGCAACCAAACGAAGCTGCAGAACAGGTCACCGTAGAAGTACTTGATGATGACCTGTGTGATGATGAGCAAAAGGAAACCGCTTCAAACATAGACTTTATTGACATCACTGAAGATGCACTTGTGCTGAGCCCTCAGGTAGAGGGACCCAATCCGCCTACAAAAACAGTCATGCCACCTGATTCATCTACAGGTGAACCTAACAATGGCAAAACTTCATGTTCGGTTGACGTTGTAGATCTCACCAATGATGATGTTGACTGCTATGTTGTCAGCCCTGTGAACGAACATGACGTGGCAGCTACCTCAGGCATGACAGGAGTCTGCATGGCAGCAGCCAAAGAGCTTGACCTGTTCGCTAACATGACCATTTTGGAGAGTTGGGACATAGAAGCAGAGTCGATTCTCGCTTGCACAGGAGAATATTTAGGCCATCTAGAAAAGTGTTTGACAAGCCTGGATCTGATGGAAGAAGCATTCAAGACCATGCTTGTCACAGCACTGCGGGAAAAGGGCCAAGTGTTCAAACAGATCTTTGTACTGCTGAAAAAATTGCTTTGCCACTCTGAGCAAATGAACAGAGTGCTATCTGTAGAATCTGGCTTTTATGTTCTTTTGGGAATTGAAAACCCACCACATACCTTGTGCAGCCATCGAATCTCTGGCACGGAGGCAAAGGAACCAAATAGTGCTACTAAAGCGCTTATTCGACGACTTTCGGCTGCAGTAAATGATGACCATAATAAAGTCGCAGTTGAAAAGACCGCTATTGCCCAAGAAGTTCCTTTGGCTGAGCATCGACCTTTACAGCGAGTGAACAGTGCTAATGAGTATGGCTTGAATACTATCAACAGAAAGTGCTCAAAAGTGGCCATTGATCCACCTCCAAGTCGTGCAAGAACAACATGGAGGCATCTAGTAGCTGCTGCTAATAGAAGAGAACGTGAATGCACAGGATTTAGGGCTGTTACTGCCACAATGCCAGTGGTTTCACAGTCAGATGAAAGGAGAGCATCATTAGGACTGCCATTAATCCGGAATGACAGAGCAGTAGCACTTGCAACAGCTCGTGTAAACATGGAGAGCCATGTCAGTCTCCAACGTGACAGGTCATCATCACAGTCAACATGTAGCATGCCAAAACAGCAGCTCGACTCAAGGAGTACAACACAGCAGCTCAACTCAAGGAGTACAACAGCACC GAACTTACAGGCCATCACACAGAGGCAAGTGCACCATGGCCAACCTATGCACAAGCAAGGCAGTGACCCAAACGTCTCTACATTACTAAAGGAGTTGCAGCAGATTGCAAATGGGAGTTTCACAGCTCCAAGCACAAATGCTGATGCACGAGAGAAGGTTGTCACTGTGGAGGCCAAACAGGCACAGCCTTTGAGACAAGCTACTGCAACATCAACCAGCGTTGCTGCATCTTCGTTATTGTCAGTGTCATCTGTTACATCGGCATCCCTCAGCCGCCAAATCTCACTGTTGCCGGTGGCCACCACAGGATGCAGTACCAAGGTCACAGCACTGCCAGTGAATGTGACTGTCTTGCCTGCTGCAACATCAGCTTCAGCTCCTATGTTATCTGCCACAACCACCAGCACATCTGTAGTGGGAGGAACCAAATCAGTCCCTCAAGCCTCAGCTGCTAGGGCAAGCCCGCACAGCATTCTGCAGAAGCTCCAGCGAAACACAGGTTTGACGGTCATGCCAGTACAGCAGAGGGAAAAGCTAGCCAAAGAGGATACTGCTGCAGATGGGAGTTCATTACAGAAAAATATCCCTGTAGAAGTGACTGCTGCTTCTAGTGAAACGGCATCAGTGTCCAGGGACAGTGTAATTGCCGTGCCTTCAGGTCTGAGCATAACAAGCACACCGGCAAGAGTTTCTACAGCTGACAAGACTGCAACCAGAACGTCTGAACAGGTGGCTGTAATACAGCTTGGCAAGGGCAGCCAGCGCCACTTGCCTCTTTCTGCAGCCAAGCCAACAGCGCTGGCAGTAAGCACCACATCTGGCGGGCGTATCAACTTGACTGTGTCACAACAGCCCACGAATGCTCCAGTAGTGCGAGCTGTGATTCAGAGAACAGTAAATATGGGTAGCACAGCTGCAAGATCAGTGCCATCTCAGCAACAAAGAACTGTTGGTTACAGCAGGCATGTGCTTGATGCAAGGTCCACACAGATCTCTTCCACGCACCCTTCCCCTGTTGTGTCTAGGAGTGTGACAACAGATGCAAGTTCAAGGACTGTGGCAGCTCCATTGAAATCCACAACCGTGATGACAACTTCCCACCGACTTCTGTTGCCAAGGTTGCCTGCGGGAGCACTTCAGCCTGTGAGCACAGTTTCTGGGCAAAGTGTACCCCGACAGCCACCAGTACAG GCTACCACAAGTGTTGCACCAGTTCTGGTGCAAGCCACGACACTGCAGAATGTCCGGTGGTCCCAGCAACAGCAAAGTCAGCAGTTGTGTGTGGCCGTGCCGGGATTTCGTGTGGTGCAGGCACCGAGTTTCCAAGGCAGAGCAGTGGCTGCAGCGCCACCACCACTGCAATGGTGCGGTCCCCCCATGGCAGTCGGAAGACCTATCGCCACCAACATCTTGCGCCAACCCGCGACCATTCCTCCATTCCCCTGGGGAGGCTTTGTGCCACAAGACCCTCGCTTTGTGGGCAGGGCACCCCTCAGTGGACCACAGGCACATCCTCCTGGGCAAGCCATGCCGACACAACAG ccAATCTTGCCTCGGCCTCCTCCACCACCCTACTACAGATAA
- the LOC119446718 gene encoding transmembrane protein 134, whose translation MSGKSNFTIDDAFDPDDDDIVRTYGSTTESTPLKPRQDMTATDSVAVRVEEPRDRNNRSSCSKPLRLKLPEDNLSKDSDSLIQCDPNFQKYDARDGWWTHPKVRENWKVMLAAFGLLLTGLGLIATGIVVQILPRVGVQGLVFFIAGAICFIPGAYHVVYVYCAVKGCRGYDFYNLPLFN comes from the exons ATGTCTGGGAAGTCTAATTTCACAATTGACGATGCCTTTGACccagacgacgacgacattgtCCGCACGTACGGTTCTACAACGGAGAGCACGCCGCTGAAACCACGGCAAGACATGACGGCTACCGACAGCGTCGCCGTTCGGGTCGAGGAACCCAGGGACCGAAACAATCGGAGCAGCTGCAGCAAACCTCTCAGACTGAAGCTTCCTGAGGAC AACTTGTCAAAGGATAGCGACTCCTTGATCCAGTGTGACCCGAACTTCCAGAAATACGACGCCAGAGATGG GTGGTGGACGCACCCCAAAGTGCGCGAAAACTGGAAAGTGATGTTGGCAGCTTTTGGCCTGTTACTCACTGGCCTAG GCCTCATTGCTACTGGGATAGTCGTGCAGATATTGCCAAGAGTTG GTGTCCAAGGTCTGGTCTTCTTTATTGCTGGTGCCATCTGTTTCATTCCTGGAG CATACCATGTGGTGTATGTGTATTGTGCTGTGAAGGGGTGCCgtggctatgacttctacaatcTACCCTTGTTTAACTAG